A window of the Brachybacterium sacelli genome harbors these coding sequences:
- the secY gene encoding preprotein translocase subunit SecY gives MNSFVRALRTPELRAKIFFTLGLIAIYRLGVFVPTPGFDYTNVMVCSDQAQSGQGASAMGMINMFSGGALLQLSVFSLGVMPYITASIIVQLLRVVIPRFEALHKEGASGTAKLTQYTRYLTIGLGVLQATTIITLVRSGQFFVGCNLTLVPDQSVPTLLLMVLAMTVGTVLIMFMGEMITERGVGNGMSLMIFTSIAASFPGAMGQVFQLQGWMIFALVILVALVVMIGVVFVEQSQRRIPVQYAKRMVGRRMYGGTSTYIPIKVNQAGVIPVIFASSILALPQMAASFGNPESGWVQWINAHLVMGQSFSWIYAVVYVSLIVFFAFFYVSITFNAEEIADNMKKYGGFVPNVRAGKPTESYLRYVINRIQTPGAMYLAVISLMPLLALVYLGASQNFPLGGVSLLIVIGVGLDTVKQIDAKLQQHHYEGILR, from the coding sequence TCACGCTCGGCCTGATCGCCATCTATCGACTCGGCGTCTTCGTCCCCACTCCGGGGTTCGACTACACCAACGTGATGGTCTGTTCCGATCAGGCACAGTCGGGTCAGGGCGCCTCCGCGATGGGCATGATCAACATGTTCTCCGGCGGCGCGCTGCTGCAGCTGTCCGTCTTCTCGCTCGGCGTGATGCCCTACATCACTGCCTCCATCATCGTGCAGCTGCTGCGTGTGGTGATCCCGCGGTTCGAGGCCCTCCACAAGGAGGGGGCCTCCGGCACCGCCAAGCTCACGCAGTACACGCGCTACCTGACCATCGGCCTGGGCGTGCTGCAGGCCACCACGATCATCACCCTGGTGCGCTCCGGGCAGTTCTTCGTGGGGTGCAACCTCACGCTCGTGCCCGACCAGTCCGTGCCCACGCTGCTGCTGATGGTGCTGGCCATGACCGTCGGCACCGTGCTGATCATGTTCATGGGCGAGATGATCACCGAGCGCGGTGTCGGCAACGGCATGTCGCTGATGATCTTCACGTCCATCGCCGCGTCCTTCCCGGGCGCCATGGGCCAGGTCTTCCAGCTGCAGGGCTGGATGATCTTCGCGCTCGTGATCCTCGTGGCACTGGTGGTGATGATCGGCGTCGTCTTCGTCGAGCAGTCCCAGCGCCGCATCCCGGTCCAGTACGCCAAGCGGATGGTGGGCCGCCGCATGTACGGCGGCACCTCCACCTACATCCCGATCAAGGTCAACCAGGCCGGCGTCATCCCTGTCATCTTCGCCTCCTCGATCCTGGCGCTGCCGCAGATGGCCGCCTCCTTCGGCAACCCCGAGTCCGGCTGGGTGCAGTGGATCAATGCGCACCTGGTGATGGGGCAGTCGTTCTCCTGGATCTATGCCGTCGTCTACGTCAGCCTGATCGTTTTCTTCGCCTTCTTCTACGTCTCGATCACCTTCAACGCGGAGGAGATCGCCGACAACATGAAGAAGTACGGCGGTTTCGTGCCCAACGTGCGCGCCGGCAAGCCCACCGAGAGCTATCTGCGCTACGTGATCAACCGGATCCAGACCCCCGGCGCGATGTACCTCGCGGTGATCTCGCTGATGCCCCTGCTCGCGCTCGTCTATCTGGGCGCCTCGCAGAACTTCCCGCTGGGCGGCGTGTCCCTGCTGATCGTCATCGGCGTCGGCCTCGACACCGTCAAGCAGATCGACGCGAAGCTCCAGCAGCACCACTACGAAGGGATTCTTCGGTGA
- a CDS encoding adenylate kinase, translated as MTTSPAAPTARRLLIVGPPGAGKGTQAVRLAESLSIPAISTGDIFRANVSQETELGVLAKSYMDAGEYVPDSVTNDMVRSRLTEEDARGGFLLDGYPRTLDQVEALDTMLAELGSALDAVLLLQVETEAVVGRLVARGQEEGRSDDTEETIRRRLEVYAEQTAPLIDVYENRGLVRRVDGMAPIDEVTVSLQEALEAR; from the coding sequence GTGACCACCTCTCCCGCCGCGCCCACCGCCCGCCGACTGCTGATCGTCGGCCCGCCCGGAGCCGGCAAAGGCACGCAGGCCGTGCGCCTGGCCGAGTCGCTGTCGATCCCCGCGATCTCCACCGGTGACATCTTCCGCGCCAACGTCTCCCAGGAGACCGAGCTCGGCGTCCTCGCGAAGTCCTACATGGACGCCGGCGAGTACGTGCCGGACTCGGTCACCAACGACATGGTGCGTTCGCGCCTGACCGAGGAGGATGCCCGGGGTGGTTTCCTGCTGGACGGCTACCCCCGCACCCTCGACCAGGTCGAGGCCCTCGACACCATGCTCGCCGAGCTCGGCTCCGCGCTGGACGCCGTGCTGCTGCTCCAGGTCGAGACCGAGGCCGTCGTGGGCCGACTGGTCGCACGCGGCCAGGAGGAGGGCCGCAGCGACGACACCGAGGAGACCATCCGGCGCCGGCTCGAGGTGTACGCCGAGCAGACCGCCCCGCTGATCGACGTCTACGAGAACCGCGGTCTCGTGCGCCGCGTGGACGGCATGGCCCCCATCGACGAGGTCACCGTCTCTCTCCAGGAGGCGCTCGAGGCACGATGA
- the map gene encoding type I methionyl aminopeptidase has protein sequence MSILPERVELKTPEQILVMRRSGRLLHRVHEMLEENMRPGVTTAELDRLAHEMILDEGATPNFLGYQGYPASLCISVNEVVVHGIPDGRELVEGDIVSLDGGLIIDGWHSDAARTHIVGSPRSVADEDLVRITRDALWAGIAALGTAQRVGDVGAAIEDFVEEEAGESLSPLEGFGGHGIGTAMHQAPDVMNYRTRARGPRVRPGMCLAIEPMLIQGQGNWELEADDWTVRATAGGRAAHWEHSVAVTEDGLLVLTAGDGGAAELARRGVKAAPDPLADSGD, from the coding sequence ATGAGCATCCTGCCTGAGCGGGTGGAGCTGAAGACCCCCGAGCAGATCCTCGTCATGCGGCGCAGCGGCCGGTTGCTGCACCGCGTGCACGAGATGCTCGAGGAGAACATGCGTCCCGGCGTCACCACCGCCGAGCTGGACCGCCTCGCCCACGAGATGATCCTCGACGAGGGCGCCACCCCGAACTTCCTGGGCTACCAGGGGTACCCGGCCTCGCTGTGCATCAGTGTCAACGAGGTCGTCGTCCACGGCATCCCCGATGGGCGTGAGCTGGTCGAGGGCGACATCGTCTCCCTCGACGGCGGGCTGATCATCGATGGCTGGCACTCCGACGCGGCGCGCACGCACATCGTCGGCTCGCCCCGTTCGGTGGCCGACGAGGACCTGGTCCGCATCACCCGGGACGCCCTGTGGGCCGGCATCGCCGCCCTCGGGACGGCCCAGCGGGTCGGTGACGTCGGTGCCGCCATCGAGGACTTCGTCGAGGAGGAGGCGGGGGAGTCCCTGTCCCCTCTGGAGGGTTTCGGCGGGCACGGCATCGGCACCGCCATGCATCAGGCGCCGGACGTCATGAACTACCGCACCCGCGCCCGCGGGCCGCGCGTGCGGCCCGGGATGTGCCTGGCCATCGAGCCCATGCTCATCCAGGGGCAGGGCAACTGGGAGCTCGAGGCCGACGACTGGACGGTGCGCGCCACCGCGGGCGGCAGGGCCGCCCACTGGGAGCACTCCGTCGCCGTCACCGAGGACGGGCTGCTGGTGCTCACCGCGGGCGACGGCGGTGCCGCCGAGCTCGCTCGGCGCGGGGTCAAGGCCGCGCCGGACCCGCTGGCGGACTCCGGGGACTGA
- the infA gene encoding translation initiation factor IF-1 — MAKKDGVIEVEGRVVEALANARFRVELDNGHMVLAHISGKMRQHYIRILPEDRVVVELSPYDLDRGRIVYRYK; from the coding sequence ATGGCGAAGAAGGACGGCGTGATCGAAGTCGAGGGCCGTGTCGTGGAGGCGCTCGCGAACGCGCGTTTCCGGGTCGAGCTCGACAACGGGCACATGGTGCTCGCGCACATCTCCGGGAAGATGCGCCAGCACTACATCCGCATCCTTCCCGAGGACCGCGTGGTCGTCGAGCTGAGCCCCTACGATCTCGACCGGGGCCGCATCGTCTACCGCTACAAGTGA
- the rpmJ gene encoding 50S ribosomal protein L36: MKVKPSVKPICDNCKVIRRHSRVMVICSNPRHKQRQG, encoded by the coding sequence ATGAAGGTCAAGCCGAGCGTCAAGCCGATCTGTGACAACTGCAAGGTGATCCGTCGCCACTCGCGCGTCATGGTCATCTGCTCGAACCCCCGTCACAAGCAGCGCCAGGGCTGA
- the rpsM gene encoding 30S ribosomal protein S13: protein MARLVGVDLPREKRLEVALTYIFGVGRTRALETLAATGVPGDKRVRELTDDELVQLRDHIEENYRTEGDLRREVAADIRRKVEIGSYQGLRHRRGLPVHGQRTKTNARTRKGPKRTVAGKKKTR, encoded by the coding sequence ATGGCACGTCTGGTGGGAGTGGACCTTCCGCGCGAAAAGCGCCTCGAAGTCGCCCTGACGTACATCTTCGGCGTGGGACGCACCCGCGCCCTCGAGACCCTGGCCGCGACCGGTGTCCCCGGTGACAAGCGCGTGCGCGAGCTGACCGACGACGAGCTCGTCCAGCTCCGCGACCACATCGAGGAGAACTACCGGACCGAGGGTGATCTGCGCCGCGAGGTCGCCGCCGACATCCGTCGCAAGGTCGAGATCGGCAGCTACCAGGGCCTGCGGCACCGCCGCGGTCTGCCGGTCCACGGTCAGCGCACGAAGACCAACGCGCGCACCCGCAAGGGTCCCAAGCGCACCGTCGCCGGCAAGAAGAAGACCCGCTGA
- the rpsK gene encoding 30S ribosomal protein S11 → MATKTRQAAARKPRRKDKKNIVNGQAHIKSTFNNTIVSITDPTGAVISWASAGQVGFKGSRKSTPYAAQMAAEAAARQAQDHGMKKVDVFVKGPGSGRETAIRSLTATGLEVGSIQDVTPQPHNGTRPAKRRRV, encoded by the coding sequence ATGGCAACCAAGACCCGTCAGGCCGCTGCGCGCAAGCCGCGCCGCAAGGACAAGAAGAACATCGTCAACGGCCAGGCACACATCAAGAGCACGTTCAACAACACGATCGTGTCCATCACGGACCCGACCGGTGCTGTCATCTCCTGGGCCTCGGCCGGGCAGGTCGGCTTCAAGGGCTCGCGCAAGTCGACCCCCTACGCCGCGCAGATGGCCGCCGAGGCCGCCGCGCGCCAGGCGCAGGACCACGGCATGAAGAAGGTCGACGTCTTCGTGAAGGGCCCGGGCTCCGGCCGCGAGACCGCGATCCGCTCGCTCACCGCGACCGGCCTCGAGGTCGGCTCGATCCAGGACGTCACCCCGCAGCCGCACAACGGCACCCGTCCGGCCAAGCGCCGCCGCGTCTGA
- a CDS encoding DNA-directed RNA polymerase subunit alpha, with protein MLIAQRPTLTEEVVSDNRSRFVIEPLEPGFGYTLGNSLRRTLLSSIPGAAVTSIRIDGVLHEFSTVPGVKEDITEVILNIKNLVVSSENDEPVVMYLRREEAGHVTAADITPPAGVEIHNPDLHIATLNEKGRLEIELIVERGRGYVSAAQNKGIDGEIGRVPVDSIYSPVLKVTYKVEATRVEQRTDFDKLIVDVETKPAISPRDALASAGKTLVELFGLAHELNQEAEGIEIGPSPTDQALAADLALPINDLNLTVRSYNCLMREGVHTVGELTARSEADLLDIRNFGQKSIDEVKAKLADLGLSLKDSPAGFDPSAALESYSDDFGDQY; from the coding sequence GTGCTCATTGCACAGCGCCCCACGCTGACCGAAGAGGTCGTGTCGGACAACCGCTCCCGGTTCGTCATCGAGCCGCTCGAGCCGGGCTTCGGCTACACCCTCGGCAACTCCCTGCGCCGCACCCTGCTGTCCTCCATCCCCGGCGCCGCGGTCACCTCGATCCGCATCGACGGCGTGCTGCACGAGTTCAGCACCGTCCCCGGGGTCAAGGAGGACATCACCGAGGTCATCCTCAACATCAAGAACCTCGTCGTCTCCTCGGAGAACGACGAGCCGGTCGTGATGTACCTGCGTCGCGAGGAAGCCGGTCACGTGACCGCGGCCGACATCACCCCGCCCGCCGGCGTGGAGATCCACAATCCCGACCTCCACATCGCGACCCTCAACGAGAAGGGCCGTCTGGAGATCGAGCTGATCGTCGAGCGCGGCCGCGGCTACGTCTCCGCCGCTCAGAACAAGGGCATCGACGGAGAGATCGGCCGGGTCCCGGTCGACTCGATCTACTCGCCCGTGCTCAAGGTGACCTACAAGGTCGAGGCGACCCGTGTCGAGCAGCGCACCGACTTCGACAAGCTGATCGTCGACGTCGAGACCAAGCCGGCCATCTCCCCGCGCGACGCGCTGGCTTCCGCCGGCAAGACGCTGGTCGAGCTGTTCGGTCTGGCCCACGAGCTGAACCAGGAGGCGGAGGGCATCGAGATCGGCCCGTCGCCGACCGACCAGGCGCTGGCCGCCGACCTGGCGCTGCCGATCAACGACCTCAACCTCACGGTGCGGTCGTACAACTGCCTCATGCGCGAGGGTGTGCACACCGTCGGCGAGCTGACCGCCCGTTCCGAGGCCGATCTGCTCGACATCCGCAACTTCGGGCAGAAGTCCATCGACGAGGTCAAGGCCAAGCTCGCCGACCTCGGACTGTCGCTGAAGGACTCCCCGGCCGGCTTCGACCCGTCCGCCGCCCTCGAGTCCTACTCCGACGACTTCGGCGACCAGTACTGA
- the rplQ gene encoding 50S ribosomal protein L17: MPAPTKGARLGGSPAHERMILANLATELFRHKAITTTESKAKRLRPYAERLVTFAKKGDLASRRRVMRTVRDRGVVYSLFEEIAPTFSERPGGYTRITKTGPRKGDNAPMAVIELVQEEYSPKQAVVKEAEGAAKNASATDETAAAEETPEVPAEDAAEETKEA, encoded by the coding sequence ATGCCTGCACCCACCAAGGGCGCGCGCCTCGGCGGATCCCCCGCGCATGAGCGGATGATCCTCGCCAACCTCGCCACCGAGCTGTTCCGCCACAAGGCGATCACCACGACGGAGTCCAAGGCCAAGCGGCTGCGTCCGTACGCGGAGCGCCTGGTCACCTTCGCCAAGAAGGGCGACCTCGCCTCCCGCCGTCGCGTGATGCGCACGGTCCGCGACCGTGGCGTCGTGTACTCGCTGTTCGAGGAGATCGCCCCGACCTTCTCGGAGCGTCCCGGCGGCTACACCCGCATCACCAAGACCGGTCCCCGCAAGGGCGACAACGCCCCGATGGCCGTCATCGAGCTGGTCCAGGAGGAGTACTCCCCGAAGCAGGCCGTGGTGAAGGAGGCCGAGGGCGCCGCGAAGAACGCGTCCGCGACCGACGAGACCGCCGCCGCGGAGGAGACTCCCGAGGTTCCCGCTGAGGACGCCGCGGAGGAGACGAAGGAGGCCTGA
- the purL gene encoding phosphoribosylformylglycinamidine synthase subunit PurL, whose amino-acid sequence MTADDAHPSPSPASPGDVDTIEHASGTPEQTQPYAELGLTDGEYASIREILGRRPTNAELAMYSVMWSEHCSYKSSKKHLRTFGAHTTEEMRAKLLVGMGENAGVVDIGDGWAVTFKVESHNHPSYVEPHQGAATGVGGIVRDIISMGARPVAVMDQLRFGAIDHPDTARVVHGVVSGVGGYGNSLGLPNIGGETVFDASYQTNPLVNALSIGVMRHEDIHLASATGPGNKVVLFGARTGGDGIGGASILASETFDEDGPVKRPSVQVGDPFMEKVLIECCLELFAAGTVEGIQDLGAAGISCATSELAANGGSGMRIDLEDVLLRDPTLTAGEILMSESQERMMAVVSPAKLAEFEAIVAKWDVEAAVIGEVTGDGRLTIDHHGHRIVDVDPTTVAVDSPVYDRPYARPDWQDGLQADRAEDLPRPEGAEQIGHAIRELVASPNLASKGWITDQYDRYVGGSTALAMPDDAGVLRVDETTGRGVALATDASGRYTKLDPRTGAQLALAEAYRNVAAAGARPLAVTDCLNFGSPEDPGPMWQLVEAIGGLAEACETLGVPVTGGNVSLYNSTGEPGRLDSAIHPTPVVGVLGVFDDVARRVPSGWQHAGESVILLGTTREELSGSAWAQVAHDHLGGLPPQVDLAAEAALAEVLIGASADGLVSAAHDLSEGGLVQALVEAVVRFGTGASVDLDALAARDGVDLFTALFSESQSRALVSVPTETEEQLLASAAAHGVPALRLGSTGGEELAIAGLGSYGIGALRELREGTLPRYFG is encoded by the coding sequence ATGACCGCTGACGACGCTCACCCCTCCCCCTCGCCCGCCTCGCCCGGGGATGTCGACACCATCGAGCATGCCTCCGGCACCCCTGAGCAGACCCAGCCCTACGCGGAGCTCGGCCTCACCGACGGCGAGTACGCGAGCATCCGCGAGATCCTCGGCCGGCGTCCCACCAACGCCGAGCTGGCCATGTACTCGGTGATGTGGTCCGAGCACTGCTCCTACAAGTCCTCGAAGAAGCACCTGCGCACCTTCGGCGCGCACACCACCGAGGAGATGCGCGCGAAGCTGCTGGTGGGCATGGGCGAGAACGCGGGGGTCGTCGACATCGGCGACGGCTGGGCGGTGACCTTCAAGGTCGAGTCCCACAATCACCCCAGCTACGTCGAGCCCCACCAGGGCGCCGCGACCGGGGTCGGCGGCATCGTGCGCGACATCATCTCCATGGGCGCCCGGCCCGTCGCCGTCATGGACCAGCTGCGCTTCGGGGCGATCGATCATCCCGATACGGCGCGCGTGGTCCACGGCGTGGTCTCCGGCGTCGGCGGCTACGGCAACTCCCTCGGCCTGCCCAACATCGGCGGCGAGACCGTCTTCGATGCCTCCTACCAGACCAACCCCCTGGTCAACGCCCTGTCCATCGGCGTGATGCGCCACGAGGACATCCACCTCGCCTCTGCCACCGGGCCCGGCAACAAGGTCGTCCTGTTCGGTGCCCGCACCGGCGGGGACGGCATCGGCGGTGCCTCGATCCTCGCCTCGGAGACCTTCGACGAGGACGGCCCCGTCAAGCGCCCCAGCGTCCAGGTGGGCGACCCCTTCATGGAGAAGGTCCTCATCGAGTGCTGCCTCGAGCTGTTCGCCGCCGGCACCGTCGAGGGCATCCAGGACCTCGGCGCCGCGGGCATCTCCTGCGCCACCAGCGAGCTGGCCGCCAACGGCGGCTCCGGCATGCGCATCGACCTCGAGGACGTGCTGCTGCGCGATCCCACCCTGACCGCCGGGGAGATCCTCATGAGCGAGTCCCAGGAGCGGATGATGGCGGTGGTCAGTCCCGCGAAGCTGGCCGAGTTCGAGGCGATCGTCGCGAAGTGGGACGTCGAGGCCGCCGTCATCGGCGAGGTCACGGGCGACGGCCGGCTGACCATCGACCATCACGGCCACCGGATCGTCGACGTCGATCCCACCACCGTCGCGGTCGACAGCCCGGTCTACGACCGCCCCTACGCCCGGCCCGACTGGCAGGACGGCCTGCAGGCCGACCGCGCCGAGGACCTGCCCCGCCCGGAGGGCGCCGAGCAGATCGGCCACGCGATCCGCGAGCTGGTCGCCTCCCCGAACCTCGCCTCGAAGGGCTGGATCACCGATCAGTACGACCGCTACGTCGGCGGTAGCACCGCGCTCGCGATGCCCGACGACGCCGGCGTGCTGCGGGTCGACGAGACCACCGGGCGCGGGGTCGCACTGGCGACCGACGCCAGCGGCCGCTACACCAAGCTCGACCCGCGCACCGGCGCCCAGCTCGCGCTCGCGGAGGCCTATCGCAACGTCGCCGCCGCCGGCGCCCGCCCGCTGGCGGTCACCGACTGCCTGAACTTCGGCTCCCCCGAGGACCCCGGCCCCATGTGGCAGCTGGTCGAGGCGATCGGCGGCCTCGCGGAGGCCTGCGAGACGCTCGGCGTCCCGGTCACCGGCGGCAACGTCTCGCTGTACAACTCCACCGGAGAGCCCGGTCGGCTCGACTCCGCCATCCACCCCACCCCGGTCGTGGGCGTGCTCGGCGTGTTCGACGACGTCGCTCGCCGGGTGCCCTCGGGCTGGCAGCACGCGGGTGAGAGCGTGATCCTGCTCGGGACCACCCGCGAGGAGCTCTCCGGCTCGGCCTGGGCCCAGGTGGCCCATGACCACCTCGGCGGCCTCCCCCCGCAGGTCGACCTCGCCGCCGAGGCCGCGCTGGCCGAGGTGCTGATCGGGGCGAGCGCCGACGGGCTCGTCTCCGCCGCGCACGACCTGTCCGAGGGCGGGCTGGTGCAGGCTCTCGTCGAGGCCGTCGTCCGCTTCGGCACCGGTGCCTCGGTGGACCTCGATGCCCTCGCCGCACGCGACGGGGTGGACCTGTTCACCGCGCTGTTCTCCGAGTCCCAGTCCCGAGCCCTGGTGTCGGTGCCCACGGAGACGGAGGAGCAGCTCCTCGCCTCGGCCGCGGCGCACGGCGTCCCGGCACTGCGCCTGGGCAGCACCGGCGGCGAGGAGCTGGCGATCGCCGGACTCGGGAGCTACGGCATCGGCGCCCTGCGCGAGCTGCGCGAGGGGACGCTGCCGCGCTACTTCGGCTGA
- a CDS encoding acyl-CoA dehydrogenase has product MTVHADNAPTPSTPATAASSATPTGPIPVPPSGAARLDVEAVAEALLGSWADTRRAARERAARPELHRPLDATVAEHRERTSAQMQLLAEEDVSFPMLPEHLGGPNDNGANVAGFEELVVADPSLQIKAGVQWGLFTSAIVQLGDEQQQKAWVPDAMSLATPGAFAMTEIGHGSDVQSLATTATYDPATEEWVLNTPIRAAWKEFLGNAALDAKAATVFARLITGGVDHGVHCFYVPVRDADGTLLPGVASEDDGAKGGLNGIDNGRLAFDHVRVPRTNLLNRYGDVAADGTYTSPIESPGRRFFTMLGTLVQGRVSLDGSANRASQLALHIAITYATQRRQFTAADPTRETVLMDYQAHLHRLLPKLAATYAGAFAHEQLLHAFDDVFSDRTDDPEAREDLETLAAALKPTSTRLALDTIQECREACGGAGFIAENQLVGLHQDLDVYTTFEGDNTVLLQLVAKRLLSDYTSELKNVDRAGIGRFIAQRAEVLAKRHTPWASLAQDLSDRGNPRRASDSMRQSDFQEEMLSARARVKVEEVALSLRSASKMNPADAAAEVNKHQVEMLDAARAHADLVRWRAFTTAIERFEDEGTRSVLTDVRDLFGLSTIEDDLAWFLLGGMISTQRGRQIDSDLRRLLWRLRPHALDLVASFDIRPGHVRAPIALGGEQERQEEAAAYFRAQRAGADTPVSEKALRDREKRARRAAGSH; this is encoded by the coding sequence ATGACCGTCCACGCCGACAACGCCCCCACTCCCAGCACGCCCGCCACCGCGGCGAGCTCCGCCACCCCCACCGGCCCGATCCCGGTCCCCCCGAGCGGTGCCGCCCGCCTCGACGTCGAGGCCGTCGCCGAGGCCCTGCTGGGGTCCTGGGCCGACACCCGCCGGGCCGCCCGTGAGCGCGCCGCCCGCCCCGAGCTGCATCGCCCGCTGGACGCCACGGTCGCGGAGCACCGCGAGCGCACCTCCGCCCAGATGCAGCTGCTGGCCGAGGAGGACGTCTCCTTCCCGATGCTGCCCGAGCACCTCGGCGGCCCCAACGACAACGGCGCGAACGTCGCCGGCTTCGAGGAGCTCGTGGTCGCCGATCCCTCGCTGCAGATCAAGGCCGGCGTGCAGTGGGGGCTGTTCACCTCCGCGATCGTCCAGCTCGGCGACGAGCAGCAGCAGAAGGCCTGGGTTCCCGACGCGATGAGCCTGGCCACCCCCGGCGCTTTCGCGATGACCGAGATCGGGCACGGCTCCGATGTGCAGTCGCTCGCGACCACCGCGACCTACGACCCCGCCACCGAGGAGTGGGTGCTGAACACTCCCATCCGCGCCGCCTGGAAGGAGTTCCTCGGCAACGCCGCCCTCGATGCGAAGGCCGCCACGGTCTTCGCCCGGCTCATCACCGGGGGCGTCGACCACGGCGTGCACTGCTTCTACGTGCCGGTGCGCGATGCCGACGGAACGCTGCTGCCCGGGGTGGCCAGCGAGGACGACGGCGCCAAGGGAGGTCTGAACGGGATCGACAACGGGCGCCTGGCCTTCGACCACGTGCGTGTGCCGCGCACGAACCTGCTGAACCGGTACGGCGACGTCGCCGCCGACGGGACCTACACCTCGCCGATCGAGTCCCCCGGTCGCCGGTTCTTCACGATGCTGGGGACCCTGGTCCAGGGGCGCGTGTCCCTGGACGGCTCCGCGAACCGGGCGAGCCAGCTCGCACTGCACATCGCGATCACCTACGCCACCCAGCGCCGCCAGTTCACGGCCGCCGACCCCACCCGGGAGACGGTGCTGATGGACTACCAGGCGCATCTGCATCGCCTGCTGCCGAAGCTCGCGGCCACCTACGCCGGCGCCTTCGCGCACGAGCAGCTCCTGCACGCCTTCGACGACGTATTCTCCGACCGCACCGACGATCCCGAGGCCCGCGAGGACCTCGAGACCCTCGCCGCCGCACTCAAGCCCACCTCCACGCGGCTGGCCCTGGACACCATCCAGGAGTGCCGTGAGGCCTGCGGCGGCGCCGGTTTCATCGCCGAGAACCAGCTGGTGGGCCTGCATCAGGACCTCGACGTGTACACCACCTTCGAGGGCGACAACACGGTGCTGCTGCAGCTGGTCGCCAAGCGTCTGCTCAGCGACTACACCTCCGAGCTGAAGAACGTGGACCGCGCCGGCATCGGGCGTTTCATCGCCCAGCGCGCCGAAGTCCTCGCCAAGCGCCACACCCCCTGGGCGAGCCTTGCGCAGGACCTCAGCGACCGCGGCAATCCCCGTCGGGCCTCCGACTCGATGCGCCAGAGCGACTTCCAGGAGGAGATGCTCTCCGCGCGCGCCCGGGTGAAGGTCGAGGAGGTCGCGCTCTCACTCCGCTCGGCCTCGAAGATGAATCCGGCCGACGCCGCCGCCGAGGTCAACAAGCATCAGGTGGAGATGCTCGACGCCGCGCGCGCCCACGCCGATCTGGTCCGCTGGCGCGCCTTCACCACGGCGATCGAGCGCTTCGAGGACGAGGGAACGCGGTCGGTGCTCACCGATGTGCGCGACCTGTTCGGGCTGTCCACCATCGAGGACGATCTGGCCTGGTTCCTCCTGGGCGGCATGATCTCCACCCAGCGCGGTCGGCAGATCGACTCGGATCTGCGCCGTCTACTGTGGCGCCTGCGTCCCCACGCCCTGGACCTCGTCGCCTCCTTCGACATCCGCCCCGGGCACGTGCGTGCCCCGATCGCCCTGGGCGGGGAGCAGGAGCGCCAGGAGGAGGCCGCCGCGTACTTCCGTGCGCAGCGGGCCGGCGCCGATACCCCGGTCAGCGAGAAGGCCCTGCGGGACCGGGAGAAGCGGGCCCGCCGCGCGGCGGGTTCGCACTGA
- a CDS encoding TetR/AcrR family transcriptional regulator — translation MNATTQAPVDGRSARWARHREQRRAELLDIARHLIHESGPDVTMEDIAAASGTSKSIVYRYFEDKATLQQALGRSILTSMHAKLLEEMRALESTVGREPEPDERIHAMIRAYVETAQRSPGVYRFVTRPSDGLNHFLGAVTRLVATFLPDDLPSRQIWAHGAVGFVESAVDTWMTELEEHAAVDAREDAAPQSSPITSDQLVTRLVTWLMKGMHA, via the coding sequence GTGAATGCGACGACGCAAGCCCCCGTGGACGGACGATCGGCCCGCTGGGCGCGCCACCGGGAGCAGCGGCGCGCCGAGCTGCTCGACATCGCCCGGCATCTGATCCACGAGAGCGGCCCCGACGTCACGATGGAAGACATCGCCGCAGCCTCGGGCACCTCGAAGTCCATCGTCTACCGGTACTTCGAGGACAAAGCGACCCTGCAGCAGGCCCTGGGACGCAGCATCCTGACGTCGATGCACGCCAAGCTGCTCGAGGAGATGCGCGCTCTGGAGTCCACCGTCGGCCGCGAGCCGGAGCCCGACGAACGCATCCATGCCATGATCCGCGCCTATGTGGAGACCGCACAGCGCTCCCCCGGCGTCTACCGCTTCGTCACCCGCCCCAGCGACGGGCTGAACCACTTCCTGGGTGCCGTCACCCGCCTCGTGGCCACATTCCTCCCGGACGACCTGCCCTCTCGCCAGATCTGGGCGCACGGAGCCGTCGGCTTCGTCGAGAGCGCGGTCGACACCTGGATGACCGAGCTCGAGGAGCACGCGGCCGTCGACGCGCGGGAGGACGCCGCACCGCAGAGCAGTCCGATCACCTCCGACCAGCTCGTCACTCGACTGGTCACCTGGCTCATGAAGGGAATGCACGCATGA